GGGAAGAAAAAGGGCCGCGCCTCCATCGGTCGCGGCCCCTTCGCACAGACGGCGCCTTCGGGCGCCGTCTGTATTTGTGTCGTGTCAGTTGGCGCTCAGCGCCTTGGTGGCCCGCGCCGCCGCATTTTCCTGCCCGGCCTGGGCCAGCTCATTGGCCGCCTTCAACCAGCGATCGCGATCGACCTCGGCGGGAACCTGGGTCGGCCCCTGGATCAGCACCGCCCAATGCCCGGCGCTGTTCCAGGCCGATTCGAACGCGGAGAATTCCATCGTCAGACGACGGTTCGTGCCGGCTCGCAGCAATACCGTCTGCTTATGCCGGTTGTAGCCGGCCAGCACGGCGTAGCGGGGTTCTGCCCAGAACGCCGAGCCTTCGGTGTAGCGCACCATCACCGGATAGCCCGCGGCGACCTGGCTCAACAACGCCGCCAAATTGGCGTCCAGCGGATAGACCACCATCCCGTACTCGCGGGCCAGCTTCAGCATGTTCTGCTGTAGCTGGGCCTCGGCGCCCGGCAGATGCAATGGTTTATCCAGCAATCCCGGGGTGATGGTGACGCCTTGCTGGGACAGCATGCTGGCCAGCGCGCCCGGGCCACTCTGATAAGCCTCACCAGCGAAGAACGGCACGCCATTGAGCTCCACCCGCTCCGGCAGACGCTGGATTTGCGGCTGTACGCTGCT
This portion of the Pseudomonas sp. MRSN 12121 genome encodes:
- a CDS encoding PA2778 family cysteine peptidase, producing the protein MIGALAGTLAWRLNKRVMMQRMFLRFRTVLWAGACALALAGCASSVQPQIQRLPERVELNGVPFFAGEAYQSGPGALASMLSQQGVTITPGLLDKPLHLPGAEAQLQQNMLKLAREYGMVVYPLDANLAALLSQVAAGYPVMVRYTEGSAFWAEPRYAVLAGYNRHKQTVLLRAGTNRRLTMEFSAFESAWNSAGHWAVLIQGPTQVPAEVDRDRWLKAANELAQAGQENAAARATKALSAN